The following are encoded together in the Ovis aries strain OAR_USU_Benz2616 breed Rambouillet chromosome X, ARS-UI_Ramb_v3.0, whole genome shotgun sequence genome:
- the LOC105605633 gene encoding transcription elongation factor A protein-like 5 — MEKVYRENEGKLENKGNVGNEGKPEDEVQSENEGQSTEKEKLEVERKSEREPEVQNERKPDNERQPAGEGKQEKQGKSEAERNPLREGKRESQAEPGSQSHAAAKRPAEDYVPRKAKRKTNRTTEDSPTH; from the coding sequence ATGGAGAAGGTCtacagagaaaatgaaggaaagctggaaaataaaggaaatgtagGCAATGAGGGAAAGCCAGAGGATGAAGTACAGTCTGAAAATGAAGGACAGtcaactgagaaagaaaagctgGAAGTGGAGAGGAAGTCAGAACGGGAACCAGAGGTCCAGAATGAGAGGAAACCAGACAATGAGAGACAACCAGCCGGTGAGGGGAAGCAAGAAAAGCAGGGCAAGTCCGAAGCTGAGAGAAATCCACTCAGGGAGGGCAAGCGGGAATCCCAGGCAGAGCCAGGGAGCCAGTCTCACGCTGCCGCAAAGCGCCCTGCTGAAGATTATGTGCCCcggaaggcaaaaagaaaaacgaaCAGGACGACAGAAGATTCCCCCACACACTGA
- the TCEAL8 gene encoding transcription elongation factor A protein-like 8, with the protein MQKSCGENERKPQNMPKAEEDRPLEAVPQEAEGNPQPSEEGVSQEAEGNLRGGLTQPGQGYKEDTPVRHLDPEEMIRGADELERLREEIRRVRNKFVMMHWKQRHSRSRPYPVCFRP; encoded by the coding sequence ATGCAAAAGTCttgtggagaaaatgaaagaaaaccacaGAACATGCCAAAGGCTGAGGAAGACCGCCCTTTGGAAGCTGTACCACAGGAGGCAGAAGGAAATCCTCAACCTTCTGAAGAAGGTGTAAGCCAGGAAGCAGAAGGAAACCTTAGAGGAGGGCTGACTCAGCCTGGTCAGGGATATAAAGAGGACACTCCCGTTAGGCATTTGGACCCTGAAGAAATGATAAGAGGAGCAGATGAGTTGGAAAGGCTTAGGGAAGAGATAAGAAGAGTAAGAAACAAGTTTGTGATGATGCATTGGAAGCAAAGACATTCACGCAGCCGTCCTTATCCCGTGTGCTTTAGGCCttga